Proteins from a single region of Haloterrigena alkaliphila:
- a CDS encoding SDR family NAD(P)-dependent oxidoreductase produces the protein MRLEDKTVVITGAGAGIGRETARLCADEGARVIVTDVDVEGGEETVDLIEDAGGEAEFAELDVTDSERVHTVVDEVAEEYGLDVMINNAGTGHPGGPLEELDDEVRDFVVDINVNGVWNGCSAALPHMKEQGHGSIVNVGSLASILGLPKQAAYSTTKAAVLNMTRTIAAEAGPHGVRANAVCPGFTETQMLDEYLEKRDDPEQAQKAMAEQYPLKRLGKPDEIANAILFLASDEASFVTGHGLVVDGGFSA, from the coding sequence ATGCGATTGGAAGACAAAACGGTCGTTATCACCGGTGCGGGTGCGGGGATCGGTCGCGAAACGGCTCGACTGTGCGCCGACGAGGGCGCGCGCGTCATCGTTACGGACGTCGACGTCGAGGGTGGCGAGGAAACCGTCGACCTGATCGAGGACGCCGGCGGCGAGGCGGAGTTCGCCGAACTCGACGTCACCGACAGCGAGCGGGTCCACACCGTCGTCGACGAGGTCGCTGAGGAGTACGGGCTCGACGTGATGATCAACAACGCCGGCACCGGTCACCCCGGCGGCCCGCTCGAGGAGCTGGACGACGAGGTCCGCGACTTCGTGGTCGATATCAACGTCAACGGCGTCTGGAACGGCTGTTCCGCCGCCCTGCCACACATGAAGGAGCAGGGACACGGCTCGATCGTCAACGTCGGCTCGCTGGCGAGCATTCTCGGCCTCCCGAAACAGGCCGCCTACTCGACGACCAAAGCCGCCGTGTTGAACATGACCCGGACGATCGCCGCCGAGGCCGGCCCCCACGGCGTCCGCGCCAACGCCGTCTGTCCCGGTTTCACGGAGACCCAGATGTTAGACGAGTACCTCGAGAAACGGGACGATCCGGAGCAAGCGCAGAAGGCGATGGCCGAACAGTACCCGCTCAAACGCCTCGGGAAACCCGACGAAATCGCGAACGCGATCCTGTTCCTCGCCAGCGACGAGGCCTCGTTCGTCACCGGCCACGGACTGGTCGTCGACGGCGGCTTCTCGGCCTGA
- a CDS encoding small multi-drug export protein has protein sequence MTLAPALADVGSTLEGATGVGRYLLVFVLAMIPAIEPFIVIPVAIGLGLDPIATGVAAFAGSLTGVAAIVLAHRRVAAWLANRRGGDDIDSSDRYGRARRVWKRYGLAVWTVGLVAASTLGFSLLGLV, from the coding sequence ATGACACTCGCTCCAGCACTCGCCGACGTCGGAAGCACCCTCGAGGGCGCGACCGGCGTCGGTCGATACCTCCTCGTGTTCGTCCTCGCGATGATTCCGGCGATCGAACCGTTCATCGTCATCCCGGTCGCGATCGGCCTCGGACTCGATCCGATCGCGACGGGGGTCGCCGCCTTCGCCGGCAGCCTCACCGGCGTCGCGGCGATCGTCCTCGCACACCGGCGAGTCGCCGCCTGGTTGGCGAACCGACGGGGCGGCGACGACATCGACTCGAGCGATCGCTACGGTCGCGCGCGGCGGGTCTGGAAGCGATACGGGCTCGCCGTCTGGACGGTCGGGCTCGTCGCCGCCTCGACGCTCGGGTTCTCGTTGCTGGGACTCGTCTGA
- a CDS encoding anthranilate phosphoribosyltransferase, producing the protein MANASQTFGEWPLKRLLTEVVGSGPKSADDMSSEQAREAMQRIFAGEPDETTLGAFWLANRWKRNIPEELAAYADVMREESVVTAEPDADPVDCGANYDGKHTSAVLGVGAGIVAAAAGTPIVVHSGDRVPTQKATAYKHVLDELGVRTDLEPAESADMVDETGFGFYYQPAFNPGVHDLLERRDQMGVRTFVNTIETVANPANADVHLGSFYHLAFAKKLTDLIRNSDHLDYSRAIFFQGMEGYDDIRPGYTKVAEWSEGEDLEDYEIETAEYGMEMESEDLAVDDVAADSASITEAVLAGERDDHFADAIALNGAFRMYAREDVNSLEEGLETARDVIADGSAGAVLDELRAF; encoded by the coding sequence TGGCCGCTCAAGCGGCTGCTGACGGAGGTCGTCGGCTCCGGTCCCAAATCGGCCGACGACATGAGTTCCGAGCAGGCACGCGAGGCGATGCAGCGGATCTTCGCGGGCGAACCGGACGAAACGACCCTCGGCGCGTTCTGGCTGGCCAACCGCTGGAAGCGCAACATCCCCGAGGAATTGGCGGCGTACGCCGACGTCATGCGCGAGGAGTCGGTCGTGACCGCCGAACCCGACGCCGACCCGGTCGACTGCGGGGCCAACTACGACGGCAAGCACACCTCCGCCGTCCTCGGCGTCGGCGCCGGCATCGTCGCCGCCGCCGCGGGCACGCCGATCGTCGTCCACTCCGGCGATCGCGTCCCCACCCAGAAGGCGACGGCGTACAAACACGTCCTCGACGAACTCGGCGTCAGAACCGACCTCGAACCCGCCGAGAGCGCCGACATGGTCGACGAGACCGGCTTCGGCTTCTACTACCAGCCCGCGTTCAACCCCGGCGTCCACGACCTGCTCGAGCGACGCGATCAGATGGGTGTGCGCACGTTCGTCAACACGATCGAGACCGTCGCCAACCCCGCGAACGCCGACGTCCACCTCGGCTCGTTCTACCACCTCGCGTTCGCGAAGAAGCTGACCGACCTCATCCGGAACAGCGACCACCTCGACTACTCTCGAGCCATCTTCTTCCAGGGGATGGAAGGCTACGACGACATCCGCCCCGGTTACACGAAGGTCGCGGAATGGAGTGAGGGTGAGGATCTCGAGGACTACGAGATCGAGACCGCCGAGTACGGCATGGAGATGGAGAGCGAGGACCTCGCAGTCGACGACGTCGCCGCCGACTCGGCGTCGATCACCGAGGCCGTGCTGGCCGGGGAGCGCGACGACCACTTCGCCGACGCCATCGCGCTCAACGGCGCGTTCCGGATGTACGCCCGCGAGGACGTGAACAGTCTCGAGGAAGGACTCGAAACGGCCCGCGACGTCATCGCCGACGGCAGCGCCGGAGCGGTGCTCGACGAATTGCGAGCGTTCTGA